A genomic window from Candidatus Delongbacteria bacterium includes:
- a CDS encoding asparaginase yields the protein MERGILITHGTDTLAWTLPFLRYALKNLDCNVCLTGSQVPMEHAFAHSDGFQNVHGAVRFLSMLEPPTLFAVFNNGTEAFEDSLAKVERWRGSAFIGSPIATMEWDEIQHRAGDARLREPLVLDELHLITTGGTIDSAPIHGRDDSLIPGYSVVEDFLRMAMPDAFHSIAVHRVCSVDSAEMTRPLMEAIAREVWRCATGRTDQNPGVEDGLDLNFCDRVRIAYCDPFRSAHEYCRAVDENRAVILAGYGGGNACANPQLPENALEALKLAREQGKPFILTSQVPIGPADFVYETGARFIREGAISGVDNSLPECQLRAMYLLGHERELGQMASNLGLSAETLFETLFLSGMKFRNPASRQNYQKLSGGRVQLLKHDLLVGRPFVGIEDELRELLKK from the coding sequence ATGGAACGCGGCATCCTGATCACCCACGGCACGGACACCCTGGCCTGGACCCTGCCCTTTCTGCGCTATGCGCTCAAGAACCTGGACTGCAATGTCTGTCTCACGGGCAGCCAGGTGCCCATGGAGCATGCCTTCGCCCATTCCGATGGCTTCCAGAACGTGCACGGTGCCGTGCGTTTCCTGTCCATGCTGGAGCCACCGACGCTGTTCGCCGTGTTCAACAATGGCACCGAAGCCTTCGAGGACAGTCTGGCCAAGGTGGAACGCTGGCGCGGCAGCGCCTTCATCGGCAGTCCCATCGCCACCATGGAATGGGACGAGATCCAGCACCGGGCCGGCGACGCCCGCCTGCGCGAGCCGTTGGTGCTGGACGAGTTGCACCTGATCACAACCGGCGGCACGATTGACAGCGCACCGATCCACGGTCGCGACGATTCGCTGATTCCCGGCTACAGCGTGGTCGAGGACTTTCTGCGCATGGCCATGCCCGACGCCTTTCACAGCATTGCGGTGCATCGCGTGTGCTCGGTGGATTCCGCCGAGATGACACGTCCGCTGATGGAAGCCATCGCCCGGGAAGTCTGGCGCTGCGCCACGGGGCGCACGGACCAAAACCCCGGCGTGGAGGACGGACTGGACCTCAACTTCTGCGACCGGGTGCGCATCGCCTACTGCGACCCCTTCCGCAGCGCGCACGAGTACTGCCGCGCCGTGGACGAGAACCGCGCCGTGATCCTGGCCGGCTACGGCGGCGGCAACGCCTGCGCCAACCCACAACTTCCCGAGAACGCACTGGAAGCGCTCAAGCTGGCCCGCGAACAGGGCAAACCCTTCATCCTGACCAGCCAGGTACCCATCGGCCCCGCCGACTTCGTCTACGAAACGGGCGCACGCTTCATCCGCGAGGGCGCGATTTCCGGCGTGGACAACAGCCTGCCCGAGTGCCAGCTGCGCGCCATGTACCTGCTGGGCCACGAGCGCGAACTGGGCCAGATGGCCAGCAACCTGGGCCTGAGCGCCGAAACGCTCTTCGAGACCCTCTTCCTCTCCGGCATGAAATTCCGCAACCCCGCCTCGCGCCAGAACTACCAGAAGCTCAGCGGCGGCCGTGTGCAGCTTTTGAAACACGATCTGCTGGTGGGGCGGCCGTTCGTGGGCATCGAGGATGAGTTGCGGGAGTTGTTGAAGAAGTAG
- a CDS encoding DEAD/DEAH box helicase family protein translates to MNKKSLTEADIRTKFITPAILGANGDKWDVMTQVREEVYFTKGRVIVRGKTVKRGKAKKADYLLFFKPNVPLAIVEAKDNNHAVGAGMQQALEYAEILDVPFAYSSNGDAFLEHDRTVTSGTVTREFPLDQFPSAEELWRRYCAAKGWDGPKQKVNTQDYYDDGSGKSPRYYQQIAINRTVEAISRGQNRILLVMATGTGKTYTSFQIIWRLWKAGVKKRILFLVDRNILADQTKTNDFKPFGKAMTKIVNRTVDKSYEIYLSLYQAVTGNEEVQNVYKQFSPDFFDLVIVDECHRGSAADDASWRQVLEYFQSATQIGLTATPKETRDVSNIEYFGKPVFMYSLRQGIADGFLAPYKVVRIGLDKDLDGWRPESGQRDRLGQVIEDREYNSSDYDRDLILERRTEVVAAKVTEYLRATNRFAKTIIFCERIDHAERMRQAMVNANPDLAAANARYVMRITGDDDEGKKQLDNFIDPESTYPVVACTSRLMSTGVDAQTCQLIVLDRIINSMTEFKQIIGRGTRINEDYNKFFFTIMDFRRATVLFSDPDFDGDPVQIHEPGPGDPPVPPDAPPSDPPTDPPLPPDGPDDDDRQPRTRYFVDNVDVRVVMERVQFLDEYGKLITESLTDYTRKAVHRNYASLDDFLSTWNSAERKQAIVDLLVEQGVFIEELAEQVGRDYDPFDLVCHIAFDQPPLTRRERAEQVRKKHVFAKYGDQARAVLEALLQKYADYGIASVESMDILKVDPLRVHGTPMEIVGFFGDLESYDAAIHELETALYEKAA, encoded by the coding sequence ATGAACAAAAAGTCTCTGACCGAAGCAGACATACGTACGAAATTCATCACGCCTGCAATACTTGGCGCCAATGGCGACAAATGGGACGTGATGACCCAGGTGCGCGAAGAAGTCTACTTCACGAAAGGTCGCGTCATCGTTCGTGGCAAGACGGTCAAGCGGGGCAAAGCGAAGAAGGCCGACTACCTGCTCTTCTTCAAGCCCAATGTCCCCTTGGCAATCGTCGAAGCCAAGGACAACAACCACGCGGTCGGGGCCGGCATGCAGCAGGCGCTTGAGTACGCCGAAATCCTTGATGTGCCATTCGCCTACAGTTCGAACGGTGATGCCTTTCTCGAGCACGATCGTACCGTCACGTCAGGAACCGTCACACGAGAATTCCCGCTTGATCAGTTTCCCTCGGCAGAGGAACTCTGGCGGCGCTACTGCGCGGCCAAAGGCTGGGATGGACCCAAGCAAAAGGTCAACACGCAGGATTACTACGACGACGGTTCAGGCAAATCTCCCAGATACTACCAGCAGATTGCCATCAACCGAACCGTCGAAGCGATCTCTCGCGGCCAGAACCGGATTCTGCTGGTCATGGCAACGGGCACCGGAAAGACGTATACATCCTTCCAGATCATCTGGCGGCTGTGGAAGGCCGGCGTCAAGAAGCGAATTCTCTTCCTCGTGGATCGCAACATCCTCGCCGACCAGACCAAGACCAACGATTTCAAGCCCTTCGGCAAGGCGATGACGAAAATCGTCAACCGCACGGTGGACAAGTCCTACGAAATCTATCTCAGCCTCTATCAGGCCGTGACCGGCAACGAAGAGGTACAGAACGTCTACAAGCAGTTCTCGCCCGATTTCTTTGATCTGGTCATCGTGGATGAGTGTCACCGGGGCAGCGCAGCCGATGATGCCAGTTGGCGCCAGGTACTTGAGTACTTTCAATCGGCCACTCAGATCGGCCTTACCGCCACACCAAAGGAGACTCGCGACGTTTCCAACATCGAGTACTTCGGCAAGCCGGTCTTCATGTACTCGCTCCGTCAGGGCATCGCCGACGGGTTTCTGGCACCCTACAAGGTCGTGCGAATCGGACTGGACAAAGACCTCGACGGCTGGCGCCCGGAATCCGGCCAGAGGGACAGACTCGGCCAGGTCATCGAAGACCGTGAATACAATTCCAGTGATTACGACCGCGACCTGATCCTCGAAAGGCGCACTGAGGTTGTTGCCGCCAAGGTCACCGAATACCTGCGCGCCACCAATCGCTTTGCCAAGACCATCATTTTCTGCGAGCGCATCGATCATGCGGAACGCATGCGCCAGGCGATGGTGAATGCCAATCCCGACCTGGCCGCCGCCAATGCCCGCTACGTGATGCGCATCACGGGTGACGATGACGAAGGCAAGAAGCAGCTCGACAACTTCATCGACCCCGAGTCCACCTATCCGGTTGTTGCCTGCACTTCCCGGCTGATGAGCACGGGCGTGGATGCCCAGACGTGTCAACTGATCGTGCTTGACCGGATCATCAATTCCATGACCGAGTTCAAGCAGATCATCGGACGTGGAACACGCATCAACGAGGACTACAACAAGTTCTTCTTCACCATCATGGATTTCCGCCGTGCCACGGTTCTCTTTTCCGACCCCGACTTCGATGGAGATCCTGTCCAGATTCACGAACCAGGCCCAGGCGATCCACCCGTTCCCCCGGACGCGCCACCGTCTGATCCGCCGACTGATCCTCCTCTGCCTCCCGATGGCCCGGACGACGATGACCGGCAACCGCGTACCCGGTACTTCGTGGACAACGTCGATGTTCGCGTGGTCATGGAGCGGGTCCAGTTCCTTGATGAGTACGGGAAGCTCATCACCGAATCCCTGACGGACTACACGCGCAAGGCGGTTCACAGGAACTACGCATCACTTGACGATTTTCTGAGCACCTGGAACTCCGCGGAGAGAAAGCAGGCCATCGTGGATCTGCTGGTCGAGCAAGGAGTCTTCATCGAGGAGCTGGCCGAACAGGTTGGCCGTGACTACGACCCCTTCGATCTGGTCTGCCACATCGCCTTCGATCAGCCACCGCTCACTCGTCGGGAACGTGCCGAACAGGTCAGAAAGAAGCACGTCTTCGCGAAGTACGGGGATCAGGCGCGTGCCGTTCTTGAAGCCCTGCTCCAGAAGTACGCCGACTACGGCATCGCCAGCGTCGAGTCGATGGACATCCTGAAGGTGGACCCTCTCCGCGTCCATGGCACACCCATGGAAATCGTCGGATTCTTCGGTGACCTGGAAAGTTACGATGCGGCCATCCATGAACTTGAAACCGCCCTTTATGAGAAAGCAGCGTAG
- a CDS encoding SAM-dependent DNA methyltransferase — MPNVSNVVKSIQDIMRKDAGTYGDAQRLEQLGWMFFLKIFDDREQEMALLRDSYRSPLPKHLRWSDWAKDEEGITGDALLDFVNNTLLPKLKALTGGDRMHSLIRTTFEDANNYMKNGTLMRQVVNKINGIDFNASDDRHMFGDIYEKLLKDLQSAGNAGEFYTPRAVTQFIVEQVNPRLGETLLDPACGTGGFLVCAIEHLRKQAKTEADERAIQDCFSGIEKKHLPHVLCMTNLMLHGIDVPSNVRHDNTLARPLRDWGPKERVDVIVTNPPFGGMEEDGIESNYPAEFRTRETADLFLVLLMKLLKPGGRAGLVLPDGTLFGEGVKTRIKEALLTECNLHTIVRLPNGVFNPYTSIRTNLLFFTKGAPTTHVWFYEHPYPPGAKSYNKGKPIRIEEFEAERAWWGKESKGFKSRVENEQAWRVSFDTIKAGNFNLDLKNPHSPDTGPGDVDHLLPEYEKLLARIAETRGQLKTLLMEALNR, encoded by the coding sequence ATGCCCAATGTTTCCAACGTGGTCAAGTCCATCCAGGACATCATGCGCAAGGATGCCGGCACCTACGGTGACGCGCAGCGTCTCGAACAGCTTGGCTGGATGTTCTTCCTGAAGATCTTTGACGATCGCGAGCAGGAGATGGCGCTGCTGCGTGACAGCTACAGATCGCCGCTTCCCAAGCATCTGCGCTGGTCTGACTGGGCAAAGGATGAGGAAGGTATCACTGGCGACGCCTTGCTTGACTTCGTAAACAACACGCTCCTGCCAAAACTCAAAGCCCTCACCGGTGGCGATCGGATGCACTCCCTGATCCGCACGACCTTCGAGGATGCCAACAACTACATGAAGAACGGCACCTTGATGCGGCAGGTCGTCAACAAGATCAACGGCATCGATTTCAACGCCTCCGACGATCGTCACATGTTCGGCGACATCTACGAGAAGCTCCTCAAGGACCTTCAGTCCGCGGGCAATGCCGGCGAGTTCTACACACCACGAGCCGTGACACAGTTCATCGTCGAGCAAGTCAATCCTCGCCTCGGCGAGACTCTGCTTGACCCCGCCTGCGGCACCGGTGGCTTCCTTGTGTGCGCCATCGAGCACCTGCGGAAACAGGCGAAGACCGAGGCGGATGAACGGGCCATCCAGGACTGCTTTTCCGGCATCGAGAAGAAGCACCTGCCCCATGTGCTCTGCATGACCAACCTCATGCTCCACGGCATCGACGTTCCCTCGAACGTCCGCCACGACAACACCCTCGCCCGCCCCCTGCGTGACTGGGGACCAAAGGAGCGCGTGGACGTGATCGTCACCAACCCGCCCTTCGGCGGCATGGAGGAGGACGGCATCGAGTCCAACTACCCCGCCGAATTCCGCACGCGCGAGACCGCCGACCTCTTCCTCGTGCTCCTCATGAAGCTGCTCAAGCCCGGCGGTCGCGCCGGACTCGTGCTGCCCGATGGCACCCTCTTCGGCGAAGGCGTCAAGACCCGGATCAAGGAAGCCCTGCTGACCGAGTGCAACCTGCACACCATCGTCCGCCTGCCCAACGGCGTCTTCAATCCCTACACCAGCATCCGCACCAATCTCCTCTTCTTCACCAAGGGCGCGCCCACGACCCACGTCTGGTTCTACGAGCACCCCTATCCGCCCGGCGCCAAGAGCTACAACAAGGGCAAACCCATCCGCATCGAGGAGTTCGAGGCCGAGCGCGCCTGGTGGGGCAAGGAAAGCAAGGGTTTCAAATCCCGCGTGGAAAACGAGCAGGCCTGGCGCGTCTCCTTTGACACCATCAAGGCCGGCAACTTCAATCTGGACCTCAAGAACCCGCACAGCCCCGACACCGGTCCCGGCGATGTGGATCACCTGCTGCCCGAATACGAAAAGCTTCTCGCCCGGATCGCCGAGACACGAGGGCAGTTGAAGACGCTGCTCATGGAGGCGCTCAATCGATGA
- a CDS encoding DUF1016 domain-containing protein, which produces MKRTAAATRKTADKTNPDSLAPLIAELRSLVQSARRGVASVIDTFQVMTNFEIGRRIVEHEQKGEKRAAYGAELLKELSSRLREEFGRGFSKANLEYMRRFYLEWRDRVPPIAQQAAGQWGAGQIQQKPAVRMASAEIAQQPAGQFGNPFTLSWTHYVILLTVKDPDERSFYEIEATNEGWSVPELKRQKASCLYQRLALSRDKAGIKRLAREGQIITGPEDLLKEPLVLEFLGLEEQARYSESDLESAIISHLEKFLLELGKGFLFEARQKRFTFEGDHYFLDLVFYNRLLRCYLVIDLKLAKLTHQDLGQMQMYVNYYDREVKLPEENPTIGLLLCREKNEAVVKLTLPPDANIHAREYQLYLPSKELLQAKLLEWVREEEARP; this is translated from the coding sequence ATGAAAAGGACAGCCGCCGCCACACGCAAAACCGCCGACAAGACCAATCCAGACAGCCTCGCCCCGCTCATCGCCGAGCTTCGCAGCCTCGTCCAGTCCGCCCGCCGGGGCGTGGCGTCGGTGATCGATACGTTTCAGGTGATGACCAATTTTGAGATAGGCCGGCGCATCGTCGAGCATGAGCAGAAGGGCGAGAAACGCGCGGCGTACGGAGCCGAATTGCTGAAAGAGCTTTCGTCACGGCTGAGGGAGGAATTCGGACGCGGGTTTTCAAAGGCGAACCTCGAATACATGAGGCGGTTCTATCTGGAGTGGCGGGATCGTGTGCCACCCATTGCCCAGCAGGCTGCTGGGCAATGGGGGGCAGGGCAGATCCAACAGAAGCCTGCTGTCAGAATGGCCTCGGCCGAGATTGCCCAGCAGCCTGCTGGGCAATTCGGCAATCCTTTCACCCTCAGCTGGACCCACTATGTCATTCTTCTCACGGTCAAGGACCCGGATGAACGCAGCTTCTACGAGATCGAGGCCACCAACGAAGGCTGGTCCGTGCCCGAGCTGAAACGCCAGAAGGCTTCCTGTCTCTACCAACGCCTCGCCCTCAGCCGGGACAAAGCCGGCATCAAACGCCTCGCCCGCGAGGGGCAGATCATCACCGGGCCGGAAGACCTGCTCAAGGAACCTCTCGTCCTCGAATTTCTCGGTCTGGAGGAGCAGGCCCGCTACTCCGAATCCGACCTCGAATCCGCCATCATCAGCCACCTCGAAAAATTCCTCCTCGAACTGGGCAAGGGCTTCCTCTTCGAGGCGCGGCAGAAGCGCTTCACCTTCGAGGGCGACCATTACTTCCTCGACCTTGTCTTCTACAACCGCCTCCTCCGCTGCTACCTGGTCATTGACTTGAAGCTCGCCAAGCTCACACACCAGGACCTCGGGCAGATGCAGATGTATGTGAACTACTACGACCGCGAGGTGAAGCTCCCGGAGGAGAACCCCACCATCGGCCTGCTCCTCTGCCGCGAGAAAAACGAGGCCGTTGTAAAGCTCACCCTCCCGCCAGACGCCAACATCCACGCCCGGGAATACCAGCTCTACCTGCCCTCGAAGGAACTGCTCCAGGCCAAGCTCCTCGAATGGGTGCGCGAAGAGGAAGCCAGGCCATGA
- a CDS encoding restriction endonuclease subunit S has product MKQETFFKKFDQFADAPDAVAKMRELVLELAIQGKLVAQDGTDEPARKQLERIAAKKLKTGRVARVKARAGASSATEDIETYVPDGWENTSLAALVTVLNGRAYSKDELLEAGTPVLRVGNLFTSKHWYYSDLELELDKYCDTGDLIFAWSASFGPFIWPGPKVIYHYHIWKLELHSEADLHKGYLYWFLQNKTQEIRRAGHGVSMLHMTKEKMEKLEVVLPPLAEQKRIVAKVDELMALCDRLEAQQQERETRHAALARASLARFADAPTPANLNFLFHPSYDISPADLRKSILTLAVQGKLVPQDPNDEDARAMIDRAMAERQQTIKTKSLRRKELDDSVDLFVHADLPSSWCVERIANLVDPENTISYGVLVPGIDVPDGIPFVRAQDLRLANHPLRPNKTIAPEIEKPYARTRLTGGEILLCVVGSIGKLGVVPDSWAGANIARAVARIKPIPDVLRDYLLLVLQEQSVQNYFTSTTRTLAQPTLNVGMIEQTPIPIPPLAEQRRIVAKVEQLMALVDELESQLADSRAIAKDLLSALIAELTS; this is encoded by the coding sequence ATGAAGCAGGAAACGTTTTTCAAGAAGTTCGACCAGTTCGCGGACGCGCCCGATGCGGTGGCGAAGATGCGCGAGCTGGTGCTGGAGCTTGCGATTCAGGGAAAGCTGGTTGCACAAGATGGCACAGACGAGCCCGCGCGTAAGCAGCTTGAGCGGATTGCCGCCAAGAAGTTGAAAACCGGCCGCGTCGCTAGAGTGAAAGCGCGCGCAGGCGCAAGCTCCGCGACTGAAGACATTGAAACCTACGTTCCCGATGGATGGGAGAATACTTCCCTTGCCGCTCTCGTCACCGTGCTGAATGGCCGCGCCTACTCAAAGGATGAGCTACTTGAGGCGGGGACGCCGGTTCTCCGCGTCGGCAATCTCTTCACCTCAAAACACTGGTACTACTCCGACCTCGAACTCGAACTAGACAAGTATTGCGACACGGGAGACCTGATCTTCGCGTGGTCGGCATCGTTTGGCCCGTTCATCTGGCCGGGGCCGAAGGTGATCTACCACTACCATATCTGGAAGCTTGAGCTGCATAGCGAGGCAGACCTGCACAAAGGCTATCTGTATTGGTTCCTCCAGAACAAAACTCAAGAGATCAGGCGGGCAGGTCACGGAGTCTCCATGCTCCACATGACGAAAGAGAAGATGGAGAAGCTGGAGGTGGTTCTCCCACCCCTCGCCGAGCAGAAGCGGATCGTGGCCAAGGTGGATGAGTTGATGGCGTTGTGTGACCGCCTGGAGGCGCAGCAGCAGGAACGAGAGACACGACACGCCGCGCTCGCCCGCGCATCGCTGGCCCGCTTTGCCGACGCGCCCACCCCGGCCAACCTCAACTTCCTCTTCCACCCGTCCTACGACATTTCCCCTGCAGACCTCCGCAAGTCCATTCTCACTCTCGCTGTCCAAGGCAAACTCGTCCCCCAAGACCCCAACGACGAAGATGCACGAGCCATGATTGATCGCGCGATGGCGGAACGGCAGCAAACGATCAAAACCAAGAGCCTTCGACGGAAGGAACTCGACGATTCGGTCGATCTATTTGTGCACGCTGATTTGCCATCGTCATGGTGTGTTGAGCGAATCGCTAATCTCGTCGATCCTGAAAACACGATTTCATACGGCGTCCTCGTTCCGGGAATCGATGTGCCAGACGGCATCCCGTTCGTCCGCGCTCAAGACCTCCGCCTTGCCAATCATCCGCTGAGGCCCAACAAGACCATCGCGCCAGAGATTGAAAAGCCTTACGCCCGAACACGGCTCACAGGTGGCGAGATACTGCTCTGCGTCGTCGGCAGCATCGGAAAGCTTGGCGTCGTTCCTGATTCGTGGGCAGGTGCGAACATCGCGAGAGCCGTCGCACGCATCAAACCCATCCCCGATGTTCTCCGCGATTACCTGCTGCTCGTTCTCCAAGAGCAGTCGGTTCAGAACTACTTTACTTCGACAACGCGTACTCTTGCGCAACCGACGTTGAACGTCGGTATGATCGAGCAGACGCCGATTCCAATACCACCCCTCGCCGAACAACGCCGGATCGTGGCCAAAGTGGAGCAACTGATGGCCCTGGTGGACGAGTTGGAATCGCAGCTCGCGGACTCCCGCGCCATCGCCAAAGACCTTCTGTCTGCCCTGATTGCAGAATTGACCAGCTGA
- a CDS encoding YrdB family protein, protein MFGYWGREYGAGMWRYALMVGIPLGVALVWGTFTVPGDPARGKDGPVPVTGVMRLFIETTVFGFAMMALRFLGHENLSLGYGLAAMLHFAFSTDRVKWLVRQ, encoded by the coding sequence GTGTTTGGATACTGGGGGCGGGAATATGGGGCTGGCATGTGGCGGTACGCCTTGATGGTCGGCATTCCGCTGGGCGTGGCCTTGGTATGGGGCACATTCACGGTTCCCGGGGACCCCGCGAGAGGCAAGGACGGGCCGGTGCCCGTCACGGGGGTGATGCGCCTGTTCATCGAGACCACCGTGTTCGGATTCGCCATGATGGCTTTGCGATTTCTGGGCCATGAGAATCTCTCGCTGGGCTACGGCCTTGCCGCGATGCTCCACTTCGCCTTCTCCACGGATCGTGTGAAGTGGCTGGTCAGGCAGTAG
- a CDS encoding transcription initiation protein has translation MAKYLISFPSAAMVVPSDEFEAVGRDARAVIDEAKAAGVYVFAGGIDEGVAPVRVAADGAVAEGGYPWAPSLDGGFTVLELPTREEAIVWAARLARACRCEQELRVFGLDPES, from the coding sequence ATGGCCAAATACCTGATCTCCTTCCCCAGCGCGGCCATGGTCGTGCCCAGCGATGAGTTCGAAGCGGTGGGCCGCGATGCGCGCGCCGTGATTGACGAGGCGAAGGCGGCAGGCGTCTACGTCTTTGCGGGCGGCATTGACGAAGGTGTGGCGCCCGTGCGGGTGGCGGCGGACGGCGCGGTGGCCGAGGGCGGCTACCCTTGGGCGCCTTCGCTCGACGGGGGCTTCACGGTACTCGAGCTGCCCACGCGTGAGGAGGCGATCGTCTGGGCCGCGCGCCTCGCCAGGGCCTGCCGCTGCGAACAGGAACTGCGCGTCTTCGGGCTCGACCCGGAATCCTGA
- a CDS encoding LysE family translocator, with the protein MFGIHDYWIFVATGILLNLTPGQDTLYIAGRSMAGGVREGVASALGVGVGGALHVLAATLGLSAVLATSAMAFGIVKLLGAAYLVVLGLKLLLPRRDSRPTEIATQAGMPLQSAFGRGILTNVLNPKVALFFLAFLPQFIEPDSAHRALSFLILGATFVLTGTGWCLVIAVLTARTSARFRRSSNAATMMQRLAGAVFVGLGIRLALERAA; encoded by the coding sequence ATGTTCGGCATCCATGACTATTGGATCTTCGTGGCCACGGGCATCCTGCTGAATCTGACTCCCGGGCAGGACACGCTCTACATCGCCGGGCGCAGCATGGCCGGAGGCGTGCGAGAGGGCGTCGCCTCGGCACTGGGCGTGGGAGTGGGCGGCGCCCTGCATGTGCTGGCGGCGACACTGGGCTTGAGCGCGGTGCTGGCGACATCAGCCATGGCCTTCGGCATCGTCAAACTGCTGGGTGCGGCATACCTGGTGGTGCTTGGGCTGAAACTTCTGCTCCCGCGCAGGGATTCCCGGCCCACGGAGATCGCGACACAAGCGGGAATGCCTCTGCAGTCGGCGTTTGGCCGAGGCATTCTGACGAACGTACTCAATCCGAAAGTGGCGCTGTTCTTTCTGGCCTTCCTGCCCCAGTTCATCGAACCCGACAGTGCACACAGAGCGCTCTCCTTTCTGATTCTTGGAGCGACCTTCGTGCTGACGGGCACAGGCTGGTGTCTTGTGATCGCCGTGTTGACCGCGCGCACCTCCGCTCGATTCAGACGCTCGTCCAATGCGGCAACGATGATGCAAAGGCTCGCGGGTGCGGTGTTCGTGGGGCTGGGAATCCGGCTGGCCCTCGAACGAGCCGCGTGA
- a CDS encoding VOC family protein gives MSKVTPFLMFDDQLESAIAFYTTTFPDSEIRNVARTGKDGPITSAEFVVGGQVFMGYNGGPYFKFSAGFSLFVNCADQAEVDRYWNALVNAGATPMQCGWITDQFGITWQIVPSRFMELIGDGNPDKVQAVMDAMMKMVKLDIAELEKAYEDA, from the coding sequence ATGTCCAAAGTGACACCCTTCCTGATGTTCGACGACCAACTCGAATCGGCCATCGCTTTCTACACCACCACATTCCCGGACTCAGAGATCAGGAACGTCGCCCGGACCGGCAAGGACGGTCCAATCACTTCCGCCGAATTCGTTGTCGGCGGCCAGGTCTTCATGGGATACAACGGCGGCCCGTACTTCAAGTTCTCCGCCGGGTTCTCGCTTTTCGTCAACTGTGCGGACCAGGCGGAAGTTGACAGGTACTGGAACGCGCTCGTCAACGCCGGTGCAACTCCGATGCAGTGTGGCTGGATCACCGATCAGTTCGGCATCACCTGGCAGATCGTGCCGAGTCGTTTCATGGAGCTCATCGGCGACGGGAACCCGGACAAGGTACAGGCGGTGATGGACGCGATGATGAAGATGGTGAAGCTGGATATCGCGGAACTGGAGAAGGCCTACGAGGACGCATAG
- a CDS encoding GNAT family N-acetyltransferase yields the protein MSDTVFETERLRVRRWRDSDLEPLLAVYGDPEAMKWVDDGKPIAHDECVRWLGVTRANYEARGYGMFAVEEKGALGVIGFCGLVHPGGQPEPEVKYAYRRSHWGRGIATEVVVGLIRFCAREFGIRHLIATTAPENTASHRVLLKAGLTQGLQRQEDDGTLTQIFDWRSAEGQG from the coding sequence TTGTCAGACACAGTCTTCGAAACGGAGCGCCTGCGTGTACGGCGCTGGCGAGACTCCGATCTGGAGCCACTTCTGGCCGTGTATGGTGACCCGGAGGCCATGAAGTGGGTTGACGACGGCAAGCCCATTGCGCATGACGAGTGCGTGCGGTGGCTCGGTGTCACTCGCGCCAACTATGAAGCGCGGGGCTACGGCATGTTCGCCGTGGAAGAGAAGGGGGCGCTGGGAGTGATCGGCTTCTGTGGACTTGTTCACCCCGGTGGGCAGCCGGAACCGGAGGTGAAGTACGCCTATCGCCGCTCGCACTGGGGGCGCGGCATCGCCACAGAGGTTGTTGTTGGCCTGATCCGGTTCTGTGCCAGGGAGTTTGGAATCCGGCACCTGATTGCCACCACGGCACCGGAGAATACCGCCTCCCATCGAGTGTTGCTCAAGGCCGGCCTGACACAGGGCTTGCAGCGCCAGGAGGATGACGGCACACTCACACAGATTTTCGACTGGCGATCCGCCGAGGGGCAAGGCTGA